In Campylobacter concisus, the following proteins share a genomic window:
- the aroC gene encoding chorismate synthase produces MNTFGKKLTLTTFGESHGVAIGGVIDGLPAGLKIDTDFIQSELDRRRPGQSNFTTARDEADKIEIFSGVFDGISTGAPIGFAIFNNNQKSNDYENLREIFRPGHADFTYFKKYGFRDHRGGGRSSARETAIKVAGGAFAQMLLNEFNIEILSGVLGISKVFSDKIDFNFAKNSQIYALGNEEAMKEVINKARSEHDSVGAVVLSVARGVPAGLGEPLYDKLDSALAAALMGINGVKAVEIGAGVNVSSMLGSANNDEMDELGFLSNNAGGILGGISSGAEIVLKSHFKPTPSIFKEQKTLNLAGEVVDFELRGRHDPCIGIRGSVVATAMIRLVIADMLLLNTSTKLENLKKIYG; encoded by the coding sequence TTGAATACATTTGGCAAAAAACTAACCTTAACAACCTTTGGCGAGAGCCACGGAGTGGCGATCGGTGGCGTGATAGACGGCCTACCTGCTGGGCTAAAGATCGATACAGATTTCATCCAAAGTGAGCTAGATAGACGCCGCCCTGGACAAAGCAACTTTACAACCGCAAGAGATGAAGCCGATAAAATAGAAATTTTTAGTGGCGTCTTTGATGGCATAAGCACTGGGGCACCGATAGGTTTTGCCATTTTTAACAACAACCAAAAATCAAACGACTATGAAAATTTACGTGAAATTTTCCGTCCCGGGCATGCTGATTTTACATATTTCAAAAAATATGGCTTTAGAGATCACAGAGGCGGCGGACGCTCAAGTGCAAGAGAAACGGCTATTAAAGTAGCTGGTGGAGCTTTTGCACAGATGCTTTTAAATGAGTTTAATATAGAAATTTTAAGTGGAGTACTTGGTATCAGCAAAGTTTTTAGCGATAAAATAGACTTTAACTTTGCTAAAAATTCTCAAATTTATGCTCTTGGCAATGAAGAAGCGATGAAAGAAGTGATAAATAAAGCTAGAAGCGAGCACGATAGTGTAGGAGCTGTGGTTTTAAGCGTGGCTAGAGGAGTGCCAGCTGGTCTTGGTGAGCCACTTTATGATAAGCTAGATAGCGCTTTAGCAGCGGCTTTGATGGGAATAAACGGTGTAAAGGCCGTTGAGATAGGTGCTGGCGTGAATGTAAGCTCTATGCTTGGCTCGGCAAACAACGACGAGATGGACGAGCTTGGCTTTTTGAGCAATAACGCTGGTGGCATACTTGGCGGCATAAGTAGCGGCGCTGAGATCGTGTTAAAGAGCCATTTTAAGCCAACACCTTCGATATTTAAAGAGCAAAAGACACTAAATTTAGCTGGCGAAGTGGTAGACTTTGAACTAAGAGGCAGGCATGATCCTTGTATAGGCATACGTGGCAGCGTCGTTGCAACCGCGATGATAAGGCTAGTTATCGCCGATATGTTACTACTAAATACTAGCACAAAGCTTGAAAATTTAAAGAAAATTTACGGCTAA
- the rnc gene encoding ribonuclease III: MKILEEFEKSLGYKFKKTELLEEALTHKSTKQALNNERLEFLGDAVMDLLVAEYLFKKFSKIAEGDMSKLRAALVNEKSFANMARHLKMGKFLRLSTAEENNGGREKDSILSDAFEAVMGAIYLEAGLDKVREISISLLELCYPQIDFAHLEKDYKTALQEVTQASLGVIPTYELISTSGPDHKKEFEIALLLNGKEISRAVGSSKKQAQQLAAKIALEKIKK; this comes from the coding sequence ATGAAAATTTTAGAAGAATTTGAAAAGAGTCTTGGATATAAATTTAAAAAAACTGAACTTTTAGAAGAGGCGCTGACCCACAAGAGTACCAAGCAGGCGCTAAATAACGAAAGACTCGAGTTTTTAGGCGATGCGGTGATGGATCTGCTTGTGGCTGAGTATCTTTTTAAGAAATTTAGCAAGATCGCAGAGGGCGACATGAGTAAGCTAAGAGCCGCGCTTGTAAATGAAAAAAGCTTTGCAAATATGGCAAGGCATCTAAAAATGGGTAAATTTTTAAGGCTAAGTACGGCTGAAGAGAACAATGGCGGACGCGAGAAAGATAGCATTTTAAGCGACGCATTTGAAGCTGTGATGGGTGCTATCTACCTAGAGGCTGGACTTGATAAAGTTAGAGAAATTTCTATTAGTCTGCTTGAGCTTTGCTATCCGCAGATCGACTTTGCACACCTTGAAAAGGACTACAAAACCGCTCTTCAAGAGGTCACTCAGGCCAGTCTTGGCGTTATACCAACATACGAGCTCATCAGCACGTCAGGTCCTGATCACAAGAAAGAATTTGAGATAGCCTTGCTACTAAATGGCAAAGAAATTTCACGCGCCGTTGGCAGCTCTAAAAAGCAAGCCCAACAGCTTGCAGCAAAAATCGCACTAGAAAAAATCAAAAAATAG
- the rnhA gene encoding ribonuclease HI: protein MKIVTLFSDGSCLGNPGAGGWAYILRFNEAQKKESGGEAHTTNNQMELKAAIMGLKALKEPCEVRLFTDSSYVVNSINEWLANWQKRNFKNVKNVELWQEYLEISKPHKVVASWVKGHAGHPENEECDQMARDEALKIKDENER from the coding sequence GTGAAGATAGTAACACTTTTTAGCGATGGCTCATGCCTTGGAAACCCTGGAGCTGGCGGCTGGGCTTACATTTTGAGATTTAACGAAGCGCAGAAAAAAGAAAGTGGCGGCGAGGCACATACTACAAATAACCAAATGGAGCTAAAAGCTGCGATAATGGGGCTAAAAGCATTAAAAGAGCCCTGCGAAGTAAGGCTCTTTACAGATAGCTCATACGTGGTAAATAGCATAAATGAGTGGCTTGCAAACTGGCAAAAGAGAAATTTTAAAAATGTAAAAAATGTCGAGCTTTGGCAGGAGTATTTAGAAATTTCAAAGCCTCACAAAGTCGTGGCTAGCTGGGTCAAGGGGCACGCTGGACACCCTGAAAACGAGGAGTGCGACCAGATGGCGAGAGATGAGGCATTAAAAATAAAAGATGAGAATGAAAGATGA
- a CDS encoding tetratricopeptide repeat protein: MSVDIFFIGHRDPIFSLIILFSIILMIAALSYAWGIFSSKDEKKRIEKFIRKFDSKDGISSEHKQMLQSPEIDAQSLCMLGQTFAKNGDFEKSISVYLIALGKVRDKNEKEFILNELGEVYFKAGFLKKASEVFEKVLELSPRNVLALRFLTMIDEKLKNYKEALYALNSLEELGVNIKDQKAYIKAISTLDDRNLSFNEKVEILSHLSQNFELLKRMILALFIRHNENLENLKDFARFEDVIDLLYNLKTPINLNDPKYKSLFYAKGDIDEPCEIYGFELNVIKKLKDAKFDAAGLSFNYVCKSCKNSFPMHFYRCPVCHELGSVKILSHITEKPSEDSNTF; this comes from the coding sequence ATGAGCGTGGATATTTTTTTTATTGGGCATAGAGATCCGATATTTAGCCTTATTATTTTATTTAGCATTATTTTGATGATAGCCGCATTAAGCTATGCTTGGGGTATCTTTTCAAGCAAAGATGAGAAAAAACGCATTGAAAAATTTATAAGAAAATTTGATAGCAAAGATGGCATAAGTAGCGAGCATAAACAGATGCTACAAAGCCCAGAGATAGATGCTCAAAGCCTTTGCATGCTAGGACAAACTTTTGCCAAAAATGGTGATTTTGAAAAATCAATTAGTGTTTATCTCATAGCGCTTGGCAAAGTTAGAGATAAAAATGAAAAAGAATTTATCCTAAACGAGCTTGGAGAGGTCTATTTTAAGGCCGGATTTTTGAAAAAAGCTAGCGAAGTCTTTGAAAAAGTGCTTGAACTAAGCCCAAGAAATGTGCTTGCACTTCGCTTTTTAACGATGATAGATGAAAAACTTAAAAACTACAAAGAAGCCCTTTATGCGCTAAATTCTCTTGAAGAACTTGGTGTAAATATAAAAGATCAAAAGGCCTATATAAAGGCGATCAGCACGCTTGATGATAGAAATTTAAGTTTTAATGAAAAGGTAGAAATTCTCTCCCATCTTAGCCAAAATTTTGAGCTTTTAAAACGTATGATCTTAGCACTTTTCATAAGGCACAATGAAAATTTAGAAAATTTAAAAGATTTTGCTCGTTTTGAAGATGTGATCGATCTGCTTTACAACCTAAAAACGCCTATAAATTTAAACGATCCAAAGTACAAATCACTCTTTTACGCAAAGGGCGATATAGATGAGCCATGTGAAATTTATGGCTTTGAGCTAAATGTCATCAAAAAGCTAAAAGACGCTAAATTTGACGCGGCTGGGTTAAGCTTTAACTACGTTTGCAAAAGCTGCAAAAACTCATTTCCTATGCACTTTTACCGCTGTCCGGTCTGTCACGAGCTAGGAAGTGTGAAAATTTTATCCCACATCACAGAAAAACCAAGTGAAGATAGTAACACTTTTTAG